In one window of Gouania willdenowi chromosome 8, fGouWil2.1, whole genome shotgun sequence DNA:
- the desi1a gene encoding desumoylating isopeptidase 1: MNKDVVRYNVQLYIYDLSRGMARSLSPIMLGKQLDGIWHTAIVAYGDEFFYGGEGISSCPPGGTMLGPPDTVVELGETEVSEDIFMEYLSSLGESTYRGDMYRLFEHNCNTFTNEVAQFLTGSPIPSYITDLPSEVLSTPFGQILRPILDSIHIAPPGGNVINGGRNV; the protein is encoded by the exons ATGAATAAGGACGTGGTTCGGTACAACGTACAGTTGTACATTTATGACCTTTCCAGAGGAATGGCTCGAAGTCTCAGTCCTATCATGTTAG GTAAACAACTGGACGGTATTTG GCACACCGCTATAGTGGCATATGGTGATGAATTCTTCTACGGAGGGGAGGGAATCTCCAGCTGTCCACCG GGTGGAACGATGCTTGGTCCTCCAGACACAGTAGTGGAACTTGGTGAAACAGAAGTATCTGAGGACATTTTTATGGAATACCTTTCCTCTTTGGGAGAAAGCACGTACAG AGGAGACATGTATCGTTTGTTTGAGCACAACTGCAATACTTTTACCAACGAGGTGGCTCAGTTCCTGACCGGCTCACCCATTCCCTCCTACATCACCGACCTTCCCTCAGAAGTCCTCTCCAC ACCCTTTGGCCAGATTCTGCGGCCCATCCTGGACTCTATTCACATCGCCCCGCCTGGAGGCAACGTCATCAACGGGGGAAGAAACGTTTAA
- the flii gene encoding protein flightless-1 homolog, with product MAATGVLPFIRGVDLSGNDFKGGYFPDHVKSMSSLRWLKLNRTGLCYLPEELASLQKLEHLSLSHNSLTTLHGELSSLPNLRAVVARANNLKNSGVPDDIFQLDDLSVLDLSYNQLTEIPRDLENSRNMLVLNLSHNSIDAIPNQLFINLTDLLYLDLSDNKLDSLPPQMRRLVHLQTLILNNNPLLHAQLRQLPAMVALQTLHLRNTQRTQNNMPTSLEGLTNLTDVDLSCNDLTRVPECLYSLTSLKRLNLSSNQVSELSLCIDQWTQMETLNLSRNQLTSLPSAICKLSKLKKLYINSNKLDFDGVPPGVGKLSSLTEFMAANNNLELIPEGLCRCGKLKKLVLNKNRLVTLPEAVHFLTDLETLDVRENPNLVMPPKPVDREAEWYNIDFSLQNQLRLAGASPATVAAAGGGVSPRDHLARKMRLRRRKDCSQDDQAKQVLKGMSDVAQEKKNMEENGDLKYGDLKTRRWDKSLEKPQLDYSEFYLEDVGQVPGVTVWQIENFIPIQVDETFHGKFYEADCYIVLKTFLDDNGALNWQIFYWIGQDATLDKKAGSAIHAVNLRNLLGAECRTIREEMGDESDEFSVVFNNEISYIEGGTASGFYSVEDTQYTVRLYRVYGKKNIKLESVPLKASSLDPRFIFLLDSGLDIFIWRGANATLSGTTKARLFAEKINKNERKGKSEITILMQSQEPPEFWEVLGGQPEEIKKHVPDDFSPVRPKLYKVGLGLGYLELPQINYKLSVEHKDRKIKLDTLPELRLLQSLLDTKCVYILDCWSDVFIWIGRKSPRLVRAAALKLGQEICSMLHRPKHTCVTRNLEGTECQVFKSKFKNWDDVLKVDYTRAAETVQQKDNLQGKVKKDVEQKDQMKADLTALFLPRQPAMALTEAEQLMEEWNEDLDGMEGFVLEGKKFARLPEEEFGHFFTQDCYVFLCRYWVPVEYEEEEKEKKEGEGGEGRAAAEEEEEEEKQPEEDFQCVVYFWQGRQASNMGWLTFTFSLQKKFESLFPGKLKVVRMTQQQENLKFLSHFKRKFIIHKGKRKQLTDSAQPSLYHIRTNGSALCTRTIQIGTDSANLNSEFCFILKVPFESTDNQGIVYTWVGRAADPDEAKLAEDVMNSMFDDTYSKQVINEGEEPENFFWVGIGSQKQYDEDAEYMKHARLFRCSNEKGYFSVSEKCSDFCQDDLADDDIMLLDNGKEVYMWVGSQTSQVEIKLSLKACQVYIQHLRSKDAEHPRKLRLVRKGNEPHCFTRCFHAWGLFKTPPA from the exons ATGGCTGCTACCGGAGTTCTTCCCTTTATACGGGGGGTGGACCTCAGTGGAAACGACTTCAAA GGTGGATACTTTCCAGACCATGTCAAGTCTATGAGTAGCCTGCGATGGCTAAAACTGAACAGGACGGGACTGTGTTACCTACCAGAGGAACTGGCATCTTTGCAAAAACTG GAGCATCTATCATTGAGTCACAACAGTTTGACCACCTTACATGGGGAGCTGTCCAGCTTACCAAATCTACGG GCGGTGGTAGCCAGAGCCAACAACTTGAAAAACTCGGGAGTCCCAGATGACATCTTTCAGCTAGATGATCTCTCTGTGCTG GACTTGAGCTATAACCAGTTGACTGAGATCCCCAGGGACTTGGAGAACAGCAGGAACATGTTGGTGCTCAACCTGAGCCACAACAGCATCGACGCCATCCCCAACCAACTGTTCATCAATCTGACAGACTTGCTCTATCTGGACCTGAGTGACAACAAGCTGGACAGTCTGCCTCCTCAGATGAGACGTCTGGTGCACCTACAGACTCTCATTCTCAACAACAACCCACTGCTGCATGCCCAGCTTCG ccaGCTGCCTGCAATGGTGGCTCTACAGACTCTTCacttgaggaacacacagaggACCCAGAACAACATGCCCACCAGCCTGGAGGGACTCACAAATTTAACAG ATGTTGACCTGTCTTGTAATGACCTCACGCGCGTACCAGAGTGTCTCTATTCTCTGACCAGCCTGAAGAGACTGAACCTCAGCAGCAATCAGGTCTCTGAACTCTCGCTTTGCATCGACCAGTGGACTCAGATGGAGACGCTGAACCTGAGCCGGAACCAACTAACCTCGCTGCCT TCTGCCATCTGTAAGCTGTCCAAACTAAAGAAGCTGTACATTAACTCCAACAAACTGGACTTTGATGGGGTTCCACCAGGTGTAGGCAAACTGTCCAGCCTCACTGAGTTCATGGCTGCAAACAACAACCTGGAACTCATCCCCGAGGGACTCTGCAG ATGTGGAAAGCTGAAGAAGCTGGTGCTGAATAAAAACCGCCTTGTCACGCTACCTGAAGCTGTTCACTTTTTAACAGACTTAGAG ACACTGGACGTGCGTGAGAACCCTAACCTGGTGATGCCTCCTAAGCCAGTTGATCGAGAAGCCGAGTGGTACAACATCGACTTCTCTCTACAGAATCAGCTCCGCCTGGCAGGAGCATCACCTGCTACAGTCGCTGCAGCAGGAGGag GTGTCAGCCCCCGGGATCACCTGGCGAGGAAGATGAgactgaggaggaggaaggactGCTCTCAGGACGATCAGGCCAAGCAGGTGCTGAAGGGCATGAGTGACGTCGCTCAAGAGAAGAAGAATATGGAG GAAAACGGAGACTTGAAATACGGCGATTTGAAAACGAGACGCTGGGACAAGAGTCTGGAGAAGCCGCAGCTGGATTACTCTGAGTTCTATCTGGAGGATGTTGGACAG GTTCCTGGTGTAACCGTGTGGCAGATTGAGAACTTTATTCCCATACAAGTGGATGAAACCTTCCATGGAAAGTTCTATGAAGCTGACTGCTACATTGTTCTGAAG ACTTTCCTGGATGACAATGGAGCTCTGAACTGGCAGATCTTCTACTGGATTGGACAGGACGCCACACTGGACAAGAAGGCTGGCTCTGCCATCCATGCCGTCAACCTGAGGAACTTACTCGGGGCAGAGTGCCGAACAATACGAGAGGAAATGGGAGACGAGAGCGACGAGTTCAGTGTT GTGTTTAACAATGAGATCTCTTACATCGAGGGAGGAACAGCCAGTGGATTTTATTCTGTGGAAGACACTCAATACACTGTCAG GCTGTACAGGGTTTATGGCAAGAAAAACATCAAACTGGAGTCGGTGCCTTTAAAGGCCTCTTCCCTCGATCCTCG cttcATCTTCCTGTTGGATTCAGGGCTGGATATCTTCATCTGGAGAGGAGCCAATGCGACTCTCAGCGGCACCACAAAAGCCAG GCTGTTTGCGGAGAAGATCAACAAGAATGAGCGAAAGGGAAAGTCTGAGATTACCATCCTCATGCAGAGCCAGGAGCCTCCGGAATTCTGGGAGGTGCTGGGAGGACAACCAGAGGAGATCAAGAAACACGTACCAGATGATTTCTCACCTGTCAGACCCAAACTATACAAG GTTGGTTTGGGTCTTGGCTACCTGGAGCTGCCTCAGATTAACTACAAGCTGTCGGTAGAGCACAAAGACCGCAAGATCAAACTGGACACACTGCCTGAGCTCCGACTG CTGCAGTCCCTGCTGGACACAAAGTGCGTGTACATACTCGACTGCTGGTCCGACGTGTTCATCTGGATCGGCAGGAAGTCTCCCCGTCTGGTCCGGGCGGCAGCGCTCAAACTGGGTCAGGAGATCTGCTCCATGCTGCACCGGCCCAAACACACGTGTGTCACTCGCAACCTGGAGGGCACAGAGTGTCAG gtgtttaaGTCAAAGTTCAAGAACTGGGACGATGTATTGAAGGTGGATTACACCAGAGCAGCTGAGACTGTGCAGCAGAAAGATAACCTGCAGGGCAAG GTGAAGAAAGATGTGGAGCAGAAAGACCAGATGAAGGCTGACCTCACAGCTCTCTTCCTTCCCAGGCAACCAGCCATGGCGCTCACCGAG gcgGAACAACTGATGGAGGAGTGGAATGAGGACCTGGACGGTATGGAGGGATTCGTGTTGGAAGGGAAGAAGTTTGCTCGCCTGCCTGAGGAGGaatttggtcactttttcactCAGGACTGCTACGTCTTCCTCTGCAG GTACTGGGTGCCAGTAGAGTacgaggaagaggagaaggagaagaaggagggTGAAGGTGGTGAGGgcagagctgctgctgaagaggaggaagaggaggagaaacaGCCTGAGGAAGACTTCCAGTGTGTGGTTTACTTCTGGCAGGGCAGGCAGGCCTCCAACATGGGCTGGCTCACTTTCACCTTCTCCCTGCAGAAGAAGTTTGAGAGTCTTTTCCCAGGAAAACTAAAG GTGGTGCGTATGACTCAACAACAGGAAAACCTCAAGTTCTTGTCCCATTTCAAGAGGAAGTTCATCATCCACAAAGGGAAGAGGAagcagctgactgactccgccCAGCCCTCCCTCTACCACATACGCACCAATGGCAGCGCTCTGTGCACCAG AACCATCCAGATCGGGACCGATTCTGCAAACCTCAACTCAGAGTTCTGCTTCATACTGAAG GTACCCTTTGAAAGCACAGACAATCAGGGCATCGTGTACACCTGGGTGGGCCGCGCTGCAGACCCCGACGAAGCCAAACTGGCAGAGGACGTGATGAACAGCATGTTTGATGACACCTACAGCAAACAG GTCATAaatgagggggaggagccagaAAACTTCTTCTGGGTTGGGATTGGCTCCCAGAAACAGTACGATGAAGATGCTGAGTACATGAAACATGCTCGTCTCTTCAG GTGTTCTAATGAGAAGGGTTACTTCTCTGTGTCGGAGAAATGCTCCGACTTCTGCCAGGATGACTTGGCAGATGATGACATCATGTTGCTGGACAACGGAAAAGAG GTGTACATGTGGGTGGGGTCTCAGACCAGCCAGGTGGAGATCAAGCTCAGCCTCAAAGCCTGTCAG GTTTACATCCAACACCTTCGCTCCAAAGACGCTGAGCACCCGAGGAAGCTGCGGCTGGTGAGGAAAGGAAACGAGCCTCACTGCTTCACGCGCTGCTTCCACGCCTGGGGGCTGTTCAAGACCCCGCCCGCATAG